In Sphaeramia orbicularis chromosome 7, fSphaOr1.1, whole genome shotgun sequence, one genomic interval encodes:
- the LOC115422168 gene encoding serine/threonine-protein kinase WNK2 isoform X2 has translation MDVEGDSKSEAHPTPKYPSVPNSQRELAINMYEAMGDGNVNLEDSSAVVRGGSDPSAYPSSSSYQKNVHQRFIRRSLWFSDADEQAFEAPECDNRSKVLNINLRTIVDRTRGTSCGIQEGSSTESQGGQKDSATESVSADEEKEKGGDALNVTCSGKSAIKAASEENEEEAEMKAVSTSPGGRFLKFDIELGRGSFKTVYKGLDTETWVEVAWCELQDRKLSKVERQRFKEEAEMLKGLQHPNIVRFYDFWESSLKGKKCIVLVTELMTSGTLKTYLKRFKVMKPKVLRSWCRQILKGLHFLHTRTPPIIHRDLKCDNIFITGPTGSVKIGDLGLATLKAASFAKSVIGTPEFMAPEMYEEHYDEAVDVYAFGMCMLEMATSEYPYSECQNAAQIYRKVTSGVKPASYNKVMDPEIKEIIGECICQKKEERYTIKDLLNHAFFAEDTGVRVELAEEDDGKKVSIALKLWVEDHKKLKGKYKESGAIEFTFDLEKEVPEVVAQEMVESGFFHESDAKTVGKSIRDRVALIKWRRERTVSAAVPLDQSEGGHRVQMTPSQGISAGVAHVGQPLLPDSEDPEADQHRLRNLPTSATSVTSDGTLDSGTGSTVYSDSHSSQQSVLYQSLLEPITMATQQLDQCQGPLLTTARPHSCEKGEVWKPTLNPELRTHLGAAARRGSAPVIDTHRANHIAQLHALIKSQRSISPTPRVSECQSELSPTEVCSETKDGFLSQSSLPVLQVTPFSSPSEFRRLSDTCIDSTKENLVGRAPSGRRHSDLSSLINLASHHNHLFAMQRGHMCQACLALIHLKTREVSNRHTSVLPTHLCPCDLRHTLSTGGITSSPGYGVNPCSDFSLLQKSLYNIISRKGAPCHITPTQTSLVHPSVAHRPGRSDGDGSLKRHLLSGSSVGDQETLQDCMNRCGAQEQQVTRAVGVASSAGHQNQPSVQGLPSSSNTAVHTPLQYIQPGQSYSAVPYGGHSSAAAPAPNNICSVNIQQTNNAASYTPPNVQQCPAVPQHVQSYQAPGQQQQQGAGQSSSFPVPIQQTCQTYMAPTQQVQSSSGYPNPAQQLSAAASLTVQQPAQSYPVASAAPTLAASAQCHPAQAPSSLQHVQATVQLQSQQPGQSSCTPALNSQQIPIQQEHQQSPPQNAQSSIQQQQQAGQGLISIPPNLQHSQETASTIHQQKTQQPVLQSLQSSTRQQELTPALQQHSQTSLQPPVPQQSQDLSQTAVQTPAPQPHPTASSAINVAAPHQSYPAAGLPDAASQTYAHSSLSGLQQQTAPAQSQYLPAQSNAASQTYGGASQLVTPQGISAASQHSQAAHISQQFQPNLCFAAFLNQNIAAGQHISQLGQDGQSYGLNVKQAASSAPSQPLPSQASVHQQLQPLQISSSLQTTHQSQFPSQYPTVQVLPAVTDCESSYPHCSVPHPSTSSSLNPIFLSPGQTLPVTPSVSPLSPLLIENIFTPSIPVSLIPSPTPVMGKVGPTSPQHHSTTAMLQSVRSDVSIPQPTFISPLPTHPLHAHTASVQNTHPPKNGSTQSLIQVPQQNPVGPPGLVPPSHTVQASQLTQPAVSSSPVQIGSETGAVTTATQLDNKNPCQLPPQNQSQTHIQSQIPALHPSESQNASSGSASLTQQKQHSAVTGAVGQGPAETTVEDQAAEKHSAGQSYDSVNSDATSGKEMSDGYEGTHGSKGEGKVRKHHRRSTRTRSRQEKISRPKLSMLNVCNTGDKMVECQLETHNHKMVTFKFDLDGDAPEEIATYMVENDFILPLEKEVFIEQLKDIVEKAEDMLSEDTEGERSSDQGGSPKQSDGAGILGAEGLKATAPSSPQLVYQQNVLHTGKRWFIICPVDETPMFDKEKTTPQTSTAHESEKPVLSSARSNSSVAAVSTPAASLSSQSPSPSSLPSAAQSSVQPQDQNVGKARVQQPQPCVTKHNLAAAGVSHNTSLPAEEPCISAVSMVTEMPCCAIVPPVSLEVNASDKGAAGGLASSQTNQPNLKTSPTGELPPQVASHQSVVLQQPYAASMQPVTSQPQSPAHQSSQASQSSQVSTQQQSAASGGPGESDSEGPRRVEFVDRTIKTLDEKLRNLLYQEHAPAQSCSSTSDPQASTTEGVSATPVSDSQSTEGALTKKKAELLPQIPERTDAVGALSDSALAATNRVSSRRDATSTSSSCGSKSRFQIIPTPPDVICHLEKSKTSHSTCSSAAPSSGSGGSHSLTKGPGKTEKDGMLVGKSSVSAAPDDENAETSKPHSNRYSAPPNFYQATPTSSPDSTPCHIPRAQTIDTSTPRHYHHSSHLYSDSADEESSSIALPPHPTPPAHALSEHSGSDLMKRAVAFLRRTGRSKSEQSADSPSRQPVAMNGHAPSPSAGHAQSSYISSDNDSEFEDADMRKELQKLREKHMKEISELQAFQRSEIEHLYKELGKTLPPNVGLLHAAPPSGRRRRASKHKLKAGKLLNPMVQQLRNNLNTNSVERKGESAASSSGSPAKSSVLSDGSAHSSGSSSSGSQPSTAPEQVHTQQPCSLKGSFSSDNIYAGLHGDRMASQANVAQGWTVYHQTSERVTYKSSSKPRTRFLSGPVSLSIWSTLKRLCLGKERSSRSSLNTPAAQTASHQTPTSLTTATPSPQPITRLAQVQTNNSNNKRGTFTDDLHKLVDDWTKETVAAAHQPRPSLNQIKQQRLRQELDGRAPPRGAASHEMKCRVGSSKFQLPLSCPLTSTLGPGMPKALAPNASAVPPPGYLLPSGSYGGMVPNPLYPPQWPGLPSPVGSVGPVGLLGAARMMPYVTMANPGIQAYPLVMHNAENGACPKTTRTT, from the exons ATGGATGTGGAGGGTGATTCTAAATCAGAAGCCCACCCCACACCCAAATACCCCTCTGTGCCCAACTCCCAACGCGAACTGGCCATAAATATGTATGAGGCCATGGGTGATGGGAATGTCAATCTCGAGGACTCCTCTGCAGTAGTGAGAGGTGGGAGCGACCCCAGTGCGTACCCTTCATCATCCAGTTATCAGAAGAATGTGCATCAGAGATTCATCAGGAGAAGTCTGTGGTTCTCGGATGCGGACGAGCAGGCCTTTGAGGCTCCTGAGTGTGATAACAGGAGTAAGGTCCTCAACATAAACCTGCGGACAATAGTTGACAGGACACGAGGGACTAGTTGTGGGATACAGGAGGGTTCTAGTACTGAAAGTCAAGGTGGGCAAAAAGACAGTGCAACAGAAAGTGTCAGTGCTgatgaggagaaggagaaagGTGGAGATGCGTTGAATGTTACGTGCAGTGGTAAAAGTGCTATCAAAGCAGCCAGCGAGGAGAATGAGGAGGAGGCAGAGATGAAGGCAGTTTCCACATCTCCAGGGGGAAGGTTCCTCAAATTTGACATTGAGCTAGGAAGAGGGTCATTTAAGACTGTCTACAAAGGCCTGGATACCGAAACTTGGGTGGAAGTTGCCTGGTGTGAATTGCAG GATCGTAAGCTGTCAAAAGTGGAGAGACAGCGCTTTAAGGAGGAGGCAGAGATGTTGAAGGGTCTTCAGCATCCCAACATTGTACGTTTCTATGACTTTTGGGAGTCATCCCTCAAAGGAAAGAAATGTATTGTTTTAGTGACAGAACTCATGACATCAGGAACACTAAAAAC CTATCTCAAGCGTTTCAAGGTGATGAAGCCCAAGGTGCTGAGGAGCTGGTGTCGACAGATCCTGAAAGGCCTACATTTTCTCCATACTAGGACCCCTCCCATCATACATAGGGACCTCAAATGCGATAACATCTTTATCACCGGACCTACTGGCTCAGTCAAGATTGGTGATTTAGGACTGGCGACACTGAAGGCAGCTTCCTTTGCCAAAAGTGTCATTG GCACCCCAGAGTTCATGGCTCCAGAGATGTATGAGGAGCACTATGATGAGGCAGTTGATGTCTATGCCTTTGGGATGTGTATGCTGGAGATGGCCACCTCAGAATACCCCTACTCCGAGTGTCAAAATGCTGCTCAGATTTACCGCAAAGTTACTAGC GGAGTAAAACCGGCCAGCTACAACAAGGTCATGGATCCTGAAATCAAGGAGATTATTGGGGAGTGTATCTGCCAAAAGAAAGAGGAGCG CTACACCATCAAAGACCTGTTGAACCATGCCTTCTTTGCTGAGGACACAGGCGTTAGGGTGGAGCTAGCTGAGGAGGATGATGGGAAAAAGGTTTCAATAGCCCTGAAACTGTGGGTAGAAGACCACAAGAAGTTAAAAGGGAAATACAAGGAGAGTGGAGCCATCGAGTTTACTTTTGACTTGGAAAAGGAGGTCCCTGAAGTTGTGGCACAAGAGATG GTGGAGTCTGGCTTCTTCCACGAGAGTGATGCTAAGACTGTGGGAAAGTCGATCAGGGATCGTGTGGCACTGATCAAATGGAGGAGAGAGAGAACTGTGTCTGCTGCAGTTCCACTGGATCAGAGTGAAGGAGGCCACAGGGTTCAGATGACCCCATCTCAGGGCATCTCTGCTGGGGTTGCACATGTAGGACAGCCCCTTTTGCCTGATTCAGAAGACCCAGAGGCAGACCAGCACAGGCTGCGGAACCTACCAACCAGTGCTACATCAGTGACAT CCGACGGCACACTTGACAGTGGCACAGGCTCTACTGTGTACTCAGATTCACATAGCAGCCAACAGAGTGTCCTCTACCAGTCCCTGTTGGAGCCTATCACTATGGCAACACAGCAG CTTGATCAGTGCCAGGGACCTCTTCTGACAACAGCTCGTCCTCACTCGTGTGAGAAAGGTGAAGTGTGGAAGCCAACGCTGAACCCAGAGCTCAGGACTCATTTGGGAGCAGCAGCCCGGAGAGGAAGTGCCCCTGTTATTGACACTCATAGGGCAAACCACATTGCTCAACTCCATGCCCTCATTAAGTCTCAGAGATCAATCAGTCCTACCCCCAGAGTATCAGAGTGCCAGTCTGAGCTCAGCCCCACAGAGGTTTGCTCAGAGACTAAGGATGGGTTCCTTTCCCAGAGTTCACTCCCAGTGTTACAGGTCACCCCTTTTTCTTCACCTTCTGAATTCCGTCGCCTCAGTGACACCTGCATCGACTCTACTAAGGAAAATTTGGTAGGACGTGCACCAAGTGGACGCAGACACTCTGACTTAAGCAGTCTTATAAATCTTGCCTCTCATCACAACCATTTATTTGCCATGCAAAGAGGACACATGTGCCAAGCCTGCCTTGCTTTGATTCATCTGAAGACACGTGAAGTCAGTAACCGCCACACCTCTGTTTTGCCAACACATCTTTGTCCATGTGACCTGAGACACACCTTGTCTACAGGTGGTATAACATCCTCCCCTGGATATGGGGTGAACCCCTGTTCAGATTTCTCATTACTGCAGAAGTCACTGTACAATATAATTAGCCGCAAAGGAGCCCCGTGTCACATTACACCCACCCAGACCTCGCTGGTGCACCCCTCAGTTGCTCATAGGCCAGGCCGAAGTGATGGAGACGGGAGCCTGAAGAGGCATCTTCTGAGTGGCAGTTCAGTTGGGGACCAAGAAACCCTCCAGGACTGCATGAATAGATGCGGTGCTCAAGAGCAGCAAGTTACCAGGGCTGTCGGAGTG GCTAGTTCTGCAGGTCACCAGAATCAGCCATCTGTCCAGGGCCTGCCTTCTTCATCCAACACAGCAGTGCACACACCTCTGCAGTACATCCAGCCTGGACAGAGTTACTCTGCTGTTCCTTATGGTGGCCATTCAAGTGCTGCAGCACCAGCTCCTAACAATATTTGTTCAGTCAACATCCAGCAAACAAATAATGCTGCTAGCTACACCCCTCCTAATGTGCAACAGTGCCCAGCAGTACCCCAACATGTGCAAAGCTACCAAGCGCCAGGTCAACAACAGCAACAGGGAGCAGGACAAAGCTCTTCATTTCCTGTACCGATCCAGCAAACGTGTCAGACTTACATGGCTCCAACACAACAGGTTCAGTCTTCATCAGGATATCCTAATCCTGCTCAGCAACTGAGTGCAGCAGCTAGTCTGACAGTACAGCAGCCAGCACAAAGCTATCCTGTTGCATCTGCAGCACCAACATTGGCAGCCTCAGCTCAGTGTCATCCGGCACAGGCTCCCAGCTCACTGCAGCACGTCCAAGCCACAGTCCAACTGCAGAGTCAGCAGCCTGGCCAGAGCTCATGCACACCAGCACTTAACAGCCAACAGATACCTATTCAGCAAGAGCACCAACAGTCTCCACCACAAAATGCTCAGTCCAGTATTCAACAACAGCAACAAGCTGGGCAAGGCTTAATATCTATTCCGCCTAATCTCCAGCATAGCCAAGAAACTGCATCAACTATACAccaacaaaagacacaacagcCTGTCCTGCAAAGCCTGCAGTCTTCTACACGGCAACAAGAACTCACACCAGCTCTGCAACAGCACAGTCAGACATCTCTGCAGCCTCCAGTTCCACAGCAGAGCCAGGATTTATCCCAGACTGCAGTTCAGACTCCTGCTCCCCAGCCCCATCCAACAGCATCCTCGGCTATAAATGTTGCAGCTCCACATCAGAGTTACCCTGCTGCAGGCCTACCTGATGCTGCATCTCAGACCTATGCACATTCCTCCCTCAGTGGGCTGCAGCAGCAGACTGCTCCAGCTCAGAGCCAGTACCTGCCTGCACAGTCTAATGCTGCTTCACAGACTTATGGAGGAGCCAGCCAGTTAGTGACTCCCCAAGGCATTTCAGCTGCTTCCCAGCATAGCCAGGCTGCACACATATCACAACAG TTTCAACCCAATCTTTGCTTCGCTGCTTTCCTGAATCAG AATATTGCTGCTGGTCAACACATTTCACAACTAGGACAAGACGGACAGAGCTATGGGCTGAATGTCAAACAGGCAGCTTCCAGTGCACCATCCCAGCCTCTACCTTCTCAGGCTTCTGTCCACCAACAGCTCCAACCTCTGCAGATTTCATCTTCTTTACAAACAACACACCAGTCCCAG TTCCCTTCACAGTATCCCACAGTCCAGGTGTTGCCAGCTGTGACTGACTGTGAATCATCTTACCCTCACTGCTCTGTCCCCCACCCTTCAACCTCCTCTTCTCTCAATCCCATTTTCTTGTCTCCTGGCCAAACTCTTCCTGTAACTCCTTCTGTCTCTCCCCTTTCCCCCCTACTCATTGAAAACATTTTCACTCCATCAATTCCGGTTTCACTCATACCATCTCCCACACCTGTGATGGGTAAAGTGGGACCCACTTCTCCTCAGCACCACTCCACCACTGCCATGTTGCAGAGTGTTAGATCTGATGTTTCCATTCCACAACCTACATTTATTTCACCATTACCCACACACCCACTGCACGCACACACTGCCTCGGTCCAGAACACACACCCTCCCAAAAACGGAAGCACTCAGTCCCTGATACAG GTTCCCCAGCAGAACCCCGTTGGCCCCCCTGGGCTTGTCCCCCCTTCCCACACAGTCCAGGCTTCTCAGCTTACACAACCAGCAGTGTCCTCTTCACCCGTGCAGATTGGCTCTGAGACAGGAGCTGTAACCACTGCTACCCAGCTGGACAATAAGAATCCATGCCAGCTGCCCCCACAGAACCAGAGTCAGACTCATATTCAGAGCCAGATTCCTGCACTGCACCCTTCTGAGTCTCAGAATGCATCATCAGGATCTGCCAGTTTGACTCAGCAGAAACAGCATAGTGCTGTGACAGGAGCTGTTGGTCAGGGTCCAGCAGAGACCACTGTGGAG GATCAAGCTGCAGAGAAACACTCAGCAGGACAGAGCTATGACAG TGTCAACTCGGATGCTACTTCAGGAAAAGAGATGAGTGATGGTTATGAGGGGACACATGGAAGCAAAGGCGAGGGGAAAGTCCGCAAACACCACCGCAGATCTACACGTACTCGCTCTCGACAGGAGAAGATTAGCAGGCCAAAGCTCAGCATGCTCAAC GTGTGTAACACTGGGGATAAGATGGTAGAGTGTCAGTTGGAAACGCACAACCATAAGATGGTCACTTTCAAGTTTGACTTGGATGGAGATGCACCAGAAGAAATAGCTACATACATG GTGGAAAATGATTTCATTCTGCCGCTGGAAAAAGAGGTGTTTATTGAGCAGCTGAAGGACATTGTGGAAAAGGCTGAGGACATGCTGAGTGAAGACACTGAGGGTGAGAGGAGCTCTGACCAGGGAGGCAGTCCCAAACAAAGTGATGGAGCTGGCATTCTGGGAGCAGAG GGTTTGAAGGCCACTGCACCCAGCTCCCCACAGCTAGTGTACCAGCAAAatg TCCTCCACACTGGCAAACGCTGGTTTATCATCTGTCCAGTGGATGAAACTCCCATGTTCGACAAAGAGAAGACTACACCTCAGACCTCTACAGCCCATG AATCTGAAAAGCCTGTGTTATCATCAGCCAGGTCCAACAGCAGTGTTGCTGCAGTGTCTACCCCAGCTGCATCTTTATCCTCACAGAGCCCGTCCCCCTCCTCTCTGCCCTCTGCAGCCCAGTCATCAGTACAACCTCAGGACCAAAATGTGGGCAAAGCTAGGGTCCAGCAGCCACAGCCCTGTGTAACAAAACATAACCTTGCTGCTGCAGGTGTCAGCCATAACACCTCCCTTCCTGCAGAGGAGCCTTGCATCTCAGCTGTCTCTATGGTAACAGAGATGCCATGCTGTGCTATTGTGCCACCTGTCTCTCTAGAGGTGAATGCCAGTGATAAAGGGGCAGCTGGTGGTTTGGCCTCTTCTCAAACTAATCAGCCTAACCTGAAGACCAGTCCTACTGGAGAACTACCCCCTCAGGTGGCTTCCCATCAATCTGTGGTTCTGCAGCAACCTTACGCTGCATCAATGCAGCCAGTGACGTCCCAGCCCCAAAGTCCAGCCCATCAATCTTCCCAGGCCTCTCAGAGTTCCCAGGTGTCAACCCAGCAGCAGTCAGCAGCAAGTGGTGGACCAGGGGAGTCAGATAGTGAGGGACCACGAAGGGTGGAGTTTGTCGACCGCACCATCAAGACTCTGGATGAGAAACTAAGAAACCTTTTGTACCAGGAGCATGCTCCAGCCCAGTCTTGCAGTTCTACCTCTGACCCCCAGGCCTCCACCACAGAGGGAGTGAGCGCAACACCAGTCTCAGACAGCCAAAGCACCGAGGGAGCACTTACAAAGAAGAAGGCAGAGCTGCTG CCTCAGATACCTGAGCGTACAGATGCTGTGGGTGCACTAAGTGACTCTGCCTTGGCAG CCACTAATAGGGTTTCAAGCAGAAGAGATGCAACTTCCACCTCAAGTTCATGTGGTTCCAAGAGCCGTTTTCAA ATCATCCCCACCCCACCGGATGTTATTTGCCATTTAGAGAAAAGCAAGACGAGCCACAGTACCTGTAGTTCTGCAGCACCCTCTAGTGGTTCTGGAGGGTCTCACAGTCTGACGAAAGGCCCAGGCAAGACTGAGAAAGATGGTATGCTTGTTGGCAAGTCATCTGTATCTGCTGCACCAGATGATGAGAATGCAGAAACCTCCAAACCCCACAGCAACCGTTACTCCGCCCCGCCTAACTTCTACCAGGCCACCCCTACTTCCAGCCCAGATAGCACCCCTTGCCATATTCCCCGTGCCCAGACCATAGACACCTCCACACCTCGCCACTACCACCACTCCTCTCACCTGTACTCTGATTCAGCAGATGAAGAAAGCAGCAGCATAGCCCTCCCTCCCCACCCTACTCCCCCTGCCCATGCCCTGTCTGAACACAGCGGAAGCGACCTCATGAAGAGGGCAGTGGCTTTCCTGCGGCGTACCGGCCGGAGCAAAAGTGAGCAGAGCGCTGATTCACCGAGCCGGCAGCCTGTGGCAATGAACGGTCATGCTCCTTCGCCTTCTGCAGGACATGCCCAGTCATCCTACATTAGCAGTGACAATGATTCTGAGTTTGAGGATGCAGACATGAGGAAAGAACTGCAGAAACTGAGAGAAAA ACACATGAAGGAAATCTCAGAGCTGCAGGCCTTCCAAAGGAGTGAGATTGAGCATCTGTACAAGGAACTGGGTAAAACTCTGCCTCCGAATGTAGGCCTTCTTCATGCTGCACCTCCAAGTGGCCGCAGACGCAGGGCTAGCAAACATAAGCTGAAGGCTGGAAAACTGCTCAATCCAATGGTGCAGCAGCTCAGAAACAACCTCAACACCAACAGTGTTGAGAGAAAAG gtGAGAGTGCTGCCAGTTCTTCTGGCTCTCCTGCTAAAAGTTCAGTTTTATCAGATGGCTCGGCCCACTCCAGTGGAAGCTCCAGCTCTGGCAGTCAGCCCAGCACTGCCCCAGAGCAGGTCCATACCCAACAGCCTTGTTCCTTGAAGGGGTCTTTTTCCTCAGACAACATATATGCTGGTCTACACGGTGACAGAATGGCTTCCCAAGCTAACGTTGCCCAAG GCTGGACGGTTTACCACCAAACGTCAGAGAGAGTCACCTATAAGTCTAGTAGCAAACCACGCACTAGATTCCTCAGTGGACCTGTGTCTCTGTCcatct GGTCCACTCTGAAACGACTATGTCTAGGCAAAGAGCGCAGTAGTA GGTCCTCTCTGAACACGCCTGCAGCTCAGACCGCCTCCCATCAGACGCCGACGTCTCTCACCACAGCCACGCCGTCTCCTCAGCCAATCACACGTCTTGCTCAGGTCCAGACCAACAACAGTAACAACAAGAGGGGCACGTTTACTGACGATCTTCACAAACTAGTGGATGACTGGACGAAAGAGACAGTGGCAGCAGCCCATCAGCCACGCCCCTCCCTCAATCAGATCAAACAGCAGAGACTCCGGCAGGAGCTGGATGGCAGAGCTCCACCCAGAGGAGCAGCTTCACACGAG ATGAAATGCCGTGTTGGATCCAGCAAGTTCCAGCTTCCTCTGTCCTGCCCCCTGACTTCTACTTTAGGTCCAGGTATGCCTAAAGCCCTGGCTCCAAACGCCTCTGCAGTGCCCCCTCCTGGATACCTTTTGCCATCAGGCTCCTATGGCGGGATGGTACCCAACCCTCTTTACCCCCCGCAGTGGCCTGGTTTACCTAGTCCTGTAGGGTCTGTGGGTCCTGTAGGCCTGCTTGGTGCTGCAAGAATGATGCCCTATGTCACAATGGCAAACCCAGGAATCCAAGCCTACCCTCTGGTTATGCACAATGCTGAGAATGGCGCCTGTCCGAAAACCACTAGGACTACTTAA